Within Vicia villosa cultivar HV-30 ecotype Madison, WI linkage group LG1, Vvil1.0, whole genome shotgun sequence, the genomic segment ACCGTCCGATACAGTTCTCCACCCGTAATGCCCTGGGGAGTCCCTCACCATAGCATTCCCACCTTGTTTACAGTCATGAATATGAATACCATGTATGATAACATTGGTAACATACTGAATTGTAATACAAGGACCACCAGCAATGTGAACACTTGCTCCTCTTCCATCAATTGTCTTAAAAGAATTCATTATGAGTTCTTCTTTTAGTTGAATCACCATGTCTCTTGCAAATATAATCCACAACGGTTCTTCCTGAATCACGGCGTAACGGAGTGTACCGGGCTTCGGTGTCACGGGATCATCGTTGCCGGAGTCTGTTACAACATAGATTTTACCGTTTTTGCCACCGATAGCGTTCTTGCCGAAACCAATTGCGCAATCTGCTAGTCTCTGTCTGTTGTTTTCCCAGTTTGGGTCACATCTCCAACAATCATCAATTGGGTTTCCACTTCCACATGATAAGTACCCCAAGTTCCTCCGAGCTAATGAGCCATTGATTTTTCTATACAcaaacattaaataaaatcaaaaattaagaaataaaCATTTATTAGTACTACTACATTGATAAAAATTTGAAAGAGTAGTATATTTATACCGGTTAACTTCTTGAGTGACAGAGTGAGGGTCTTGAATGGTTGAAGAGGAAATGAGAGAAGGTATGAGgagagagaagaggaagaaaatggaagaagagaatgtattcatgttgttgttggtgtggaAAGGGAATAAAggaagagaaaatatgagagagtGTGTGAGAAGAATGAGTTTAGAAGGGTTGTATATAAAGGGATTTAAGAGAGGGGTAAATAGTGTGATTAAACTAAACATGTAGGACCCAAATGTGTTTTCATGATTTCTGATATTACGGAACGTAATTGGTTTGTTTTGTCCGTTAAGTAACCCCCAAATCATGAAGGTCAAAACAGTCCAAGGAAAAATACTGTGGATTTGCTTGTTTTAAGATTTGGAATGGCATTATCTAAGAATGTTAATGAGGTTATTGGAACATTACTCTCACATGTTTCTTTTGAGTTTTACAAATTGATTAATGGTGTTTTTTCTTGTTCTAAAAAATGTTGTAAAAGACATTGGGTGGTGTTGGAGAAAAAAGTAACGGAGGGGTGGTCTAGGAATAGGATACAGTCAAATGTTGGTTACCTTGTTTTACTACAAAGTAAAGTGATGAATTGGTGGTGTTAAACTTTGGTTTCTGTTCGCAATTCAACTTTAATGGTAAGATAGTGGAAGTTGAAATTGAATTCAACttttattttagagaaatttATAGTAGTAGGATAGTACTCcgtccgtcccaaattataagaaaaattcactttttagattcattgaataattaatgtatctggtctgtatatagaccagatacattaattattcaatgaatcaaaaaagagaatttctcttatattttgggacagagAGAGTACTCTCTTTTTATCTGGTAacacaataaataaaaaataaaaaactttaagGTTTTGTCTGTCAATTTAGAGAAATAAGGAGGttaggatttaaaaaaaaaaataagggaaaagaatagaaagattttggGTGAGGATTTTGAAAGGTTTAAGTTTATTTATAACACTAAAAATCTTTTAATATggagaatttaaaaattatatggaAGAAGAGTTTTAGAGGGTTTACAAAAAATTTCTAAATAtcgttattatattattttaaaaattaagaatttaataattataatgactcttttattatTGTaagcaaaattattattttttaaaaaatgtcaaatatttttttatatttttttatattatttgttttcaGATGCTTTTCGTTCCTCTCCCTTCTAAACTCGcaaacaaaacttaaacataTACATAATATTACAACCACACAGTATTATTAAATACCGTTATATGtatcatttgtttttttaataattttatttatgcaTTGGTTTTCGTGTCATTATAAAAAATTTTAAGGTGTAAATATTGTGTAGGTGTATGTTATTTTGGTACAACCTATAAAAAGTATAATAAATTTTAGTTACCATATAAACAAAAATAACGACTCATTTATACTCTTATTTAATACTATCATGTAGTTTTTGcttacaataataaaaaaatttaaataatgtagtttttgtttaatttaaaaacattaaCTTGAGGTAGTTGTAAATaaggaaaatttaatattttgtctTATACTATAAAATCTAGGAAAGATGTACCCTAAATTGTATTTCTAACTCCCATGTAGAGTCACAAGCATATATAAAACTTATTTAAACACACACGCCAACATGAAAAGCATATGatagaaaaaataattaagtactatagatttttaaaatatttaataatgtgTAACTATGAGTGtttcttaaataaattttgtttgagtttataatagaatatataacaaaatttatttaaacagacactcataaaaatatattatttaaatatttcaaaaaatatgatATTTAACTATTTTCTTTCACTTGTATGTATCTAAATAAGCTTTATTTAGGTTTGTAATCAAATAAGTGTTGCTCCTATTTATAATAGTGATTTGATTATATTAGATAATCGctctattttaaattatataa encodes:
- the LOC131605541 gene encoding probable pectate lyase 22; translation: MNTFSSSIFFLFSLLIPSLISSSTIQDPHSVTQEVNRKINGSLARRNLGYLSCGSGNPIDDCWRCDPNWENNRQRLADCAIGFGKNAIGGKNGKIYVVTDSGNDDPVTPKPGTLRYAVIQEEPLWIIFARDMVIQLKEELIMNSFKTIDGRGASVHIAGGPCITIQYVTNVIIHGIHIHDCKQGGNAMVRDSPGHYGWRTVSDGDGVSIFGGSHVWVDHCSLSNCNDGLIDAIHGSTAITISNNYMTHHDKVMLLGHSDSYTQDKNMQVTIAFNHFGEGLVQRMPRCRHGYFHVVNNDYTHWEMYAIGGSANPTINSQGNRFVAPDDRFSKEVTKHEDAPDGEWKGWNWRSDGDLMLNGAFFTPSGAGRGASSSYARASSLSARPSSLVGTITTGAGVLGCKKGSRC